A region from the Streptosporangium sp. NBC_01756 genome encodes:
- a CDS encoding winged helix-turn-helix transcriptional regulator has product MSEYEHTCMIRGDGGRTIRAILDHICNKWTLLIVATLDQGSLRFTDLHQQIIGISQRMLTLTLRNLERDGLVSRTAHAEVPPRVEYALTPTGKSLISPALALAGWAIEHVSHIEASREAYQTRNR; this is encoded by the coding sequence ATGTCGGAGTACGAGCACACCTGCATGATCCGAGGGGATGGAGGACGGACGATCCGCGCCATCCTCGACCACATCTGCAACAAGTGGACGTTGCTGATCGTGGCGACCCTCGATCAGGGAAGCCTGCGCTTCACCGACCTGCACCAGCAGATCATCGGGATCTCCCAGCGCATGCTGACCCTGACGCTCCGGAACCTCGAACGCGACGGCCTGGTCTCCCGGACGGCGCACGCCGAGGTCCCGCCACGGGTCGAATACGCGCTGACCCCCACCGGCAAGAGCCTCATTTCACCCGCACTGGCCCTCGCCGGCTGGGCCATCGAGCACGTCTCGCACATCGAGGCCAGCCGAGAGGCCTACCAGACCCGAAACCGATGA
- a CDS encoding relaxase/mobilization nuclease domain-containing protein yields the protein MRQRRQQGGRPHKHSVRMSEAEQAVIEERAGQAGVSVPRFLVEAAMAGDTATASQLRANAAELLAARRLVAAAGVSLNQLAKVANATGVVPASLEATMTATQQFLERLDAAAVVYGDFGLPFGRRAADSSQGVADPGLDVGVDQDHGPGGLVRYLFGPGSSQEHTDQRIIAADVTLGLAEGTRLDHVADADAIYVLGRDMDSHRILLGAAPPGGWVWHCAISLPPSEVLADEQWAEIARTAIGRMGFEQAADRAPCRWIAVHHGRSVGGNDHIHLMVNLVREDGTLAAARNDRRTMSRVCADMERRYELAVVEGRAGRGMPGYSKAEHQRMRVGALPERQRLARLVRSCALISADEAEFVRRARRSGLSVRPRYGTDGQSVVGYSVALRGREADAAGRPVWFGGGRLAADLSLPRLREHWPPPPRRVRPRRWRSGADRPTSPAPRSRPSGPSTTARCGARPSPGWRPSPPSSARARPRTRHCGRAPPATPPD from the coding sequence GTGCGGCAGCGGCGCCAGCAGGGCGGGCGGCCGCACAAGCATTCGGTGCGGATGTCGGAGGCCGAGCAGGCGGTCATCGAAGAGCGGGCCGGGCAGGCGGGGGTGAGCGTGCCGCGGTTCCTGGTGGAGGCGGCCATGGCCGGGGACACGGCGACTGCGAGCCAGCTACGCGCCAACGCCGCGGAGCTGCTGGCCGCCCGGCGGCTGGTGGCGGCCGCGGGGGTCAGTCTCAACCAGCTCGCCAAGGTCGCCAACGCTACGGGCGTGGTTCCAGCGTCGTTGGAGGCGACGATGACCGCGACGCAGCAGTTTCTGGAAAGGCTGGACGCGGCGGCCGTCGTCTACGGCGATTTTGGCCTGCCGTTCGGACGCCGCGCGGCCGACAGCTCCCAGGGCGTCGCTGATCCCGGCCTGGATGTCGGGGTCGACCAGGACCACGGCCCCGGCGGGCTGGTGCGCTACCTGTTCGGGCCCGGCTCCAGCCAGGAACACACCGATCAGCGGATCATCGCGGCCGATGTGACGCTGGGGCTCGCCGAGGGGACGCGACTGGACCACGTTGCCGACGCCGATGCCATCTACGTGCTGGGCCGCGATATGGATTCGCACCGGATCCTGCTCGGGGCCGCGCCGCCGGGCGGGTGGGTGTGGCACTGCGCGATCTCCTTGCCGCCCAGCGAGGTGCTGGCCGATGAGCAGTGGGCCGAGATCGCCCGCACGGCGATCGGCCGGATGGGCTTCGAGCAGGCGGCCGACCGGGCGCCGTGCCGGTGGATCGCGGTGCATCACGGCCGCTCGGTTGGCGGCAACGACCACATCCACCTGATGGTCAACCTGGTCCGCGAGGACGGCACGCTCGCGGCGGCCCGGAACGACCGGCGCACGATGAGCCGGGTGTGCGCGGACATGGAACGCCGCTACGAGCTGGCGGTGGTGGAGGGCCGAGCCGGGCGCGGCATGCCGGGCTACTCCAAGGCCGAACACCAGCGGATGCGCGTCGGCGCTCTCCCCGAGCGCCAGCGCCTCGCCCGCCTGGTGCGCTCGTGCGCCCTCATCTCCGCCGACGAGGCCGAGTTCGTGCGCCGGGCTCGCCGTTCGGGGTTGTCGGTGCGGCCCCGCTACGGCACGGACGGCCAATCGGTGGTCGGCTACAGCGTCGCCCTGCGCGGCCGCGAAGCAGACGCCGCGGGCAGGCCGGTGTGGTTCGGCGGCGGCCGACTTGCGGCCGATCTGAGCCTGCCGCGCTTGCGTGAGCACTGGCCGCCCCCACCGCGCAGAGTTCGGCCAAGGCGCTGGCGCAGTGGAGCCGACAGGCCGACGTCGCCGGCCCCAAGGAGCCGCCCGAGCGGGCCGTCTACGACAGCGCGGTGTGGCGCCAGGCCGTCGCCCGGGTGGAGGCCGTCACCGCCCAGCTCGGCCAGAGCGCGCCCCAGGACGCGGCACTGTGGTCGAGCGCCGCCCGCCACACCGCCGGACTGA
- a CDS encoding protein kinase domain-containing protein, with amino-acid sequence MTDPLPDGDPTHIGPYRLHARLGGGGMGQVFLGRSPGGHLVAVKVVRPELADDTHFRRCFAAEVEAARKVGGFYTAQVVDADTDAARPWLATAYIPGPSLHQAIDDHGPLPLESAAVLGAGLAEGLAAVHACGVVHRDLKPANVILAEDGPRLIDFGIARALDATSHTQTSTVLGTAAFMSPEQATAQKVGPASDVFSLGCVLAFASTGHSPFGRGPVHAVLFRVVHADPDLHGVPAPLAALVAACLAKDPAARPGLEQVLTHLTALGSPGHGRWLPEALTQVIAERRTLALTAVEHPVGGTDGDGPRTMAPPPPGHAGQPLSPQPLLVDERRRGHGGGPLDSHRNAVYWMLALFTLISVFTAVHQLAASKWGYAAFTTNVKERPWEPIALLLWCAQVVSGAGLVVAWLLWFFRVRQVAEEFTPGRLRYRPSMAVIGWFIPVGNLFLPKQVADDVWHASSVPGQERTMAPVGVLHTWWAFWLVTLLTWPIFWAPWWQLTFMGWRNSSYFGLGFFISLALHVLVAPTVVVTAVYVRRLSAMQAAKLNG; translated from the coding sequence ATGACCGACCCCCTGCCCGACGGCGATCCGACCCACATCGGCCCCTACCGGCTGCACGCGCGGCTCGGCGGGGGCGGCATGGGACAAGTGTTCCTGGGCCGCTCCCCGGGCGGGCACCTGGTGGCCGTGAAGGTGGTGCGCCCTGAACTGGCCGACGACACCCACTTCCGGCGGTGCTTCGCCGCCGAGGTGGAGGCCGCCCGCAAGGTCGGCGGTTTCTATACCGCCCAGGTCGTGGACGCCGACACCGACGCCGCCCGGCCGTGGCTGGCCACCGCCTACATCCCCGGCCCCTCCCTGCATCAGGCCATCGACGACCACGGGCCGCTCCCCCTGGAGTCGGCCGCGGTATTGGGAGCCGGGCTGGCCGAAGGGCTCGCCGCCGTACACGCCTGTGGGGTGGTGCACCGCGACCTCAAACCCGCCAACGTCATTCTCGCCGAGGACGGACCCCGTCTGATCGACTTCGGCATCGCCCGCGCCCTGGACGCCACCAGCCACACCCAGACCTCCACCGTGCTGGGTACCGCCGCGTTCATGTCCCCCGAACAGGCCACGGCCCAGAAGGTCGGCCCCGCCTCGGACGTGTTCTCGCTCGGCTGCGTGCTCGCCTTCGCCTCAACCGGCCACAGCCCTTTCGGAAGGGGCCCCGTTCACGCGGTTCTCTTCCGGGTGGTGCACGCCGACCCCGACCTGCACGGAGTGCCCGCCCCACTGGCCGCTCTGGTGGCGGCCTGCCTGGCCAAGGACCCCGCCGCCCGGCCCGGCCTGGAGCAAGTGCTGACCCACCTCACCGCGCTCGGTTCGCCCGGTCATGGGCGGTGGCTGCCTGAGGCGCTCACCCAGGTCATCGCCGAACGCCGAACCCTGGCGCTGACCGCCGTCGAACACCCCGTCGGCGGCACGGACGGTGACGGCCCCCGAACGATGGCACCACCACCGCCCGGTCACGCGGGCCAGCCGCTGTCACCGCAGCCCTTGCTGGTCGACGAACGCCGCCGCGGGCACGGCGGCGGCCCGCTCGACAGCCATCGGAACGCCGTCTACTGGATGCTCGCCCTCTTCACCCTGATATCCGTATTCACGGCTGTCCACCAGCTCGCCGCGTCTAAGTGGGGATACGCAGCCTTCACCACCAATGTCAAGGAGAGACCATGGGAGCCGATCGCACTGTTGCTGTGGTGTGCCCAGGTGGTCTCCGGGGCGGGGCTAGTGGTGGCTTGGCTGCTTTGGTTTTTTCGCGTACGCCAGGTCGCCGAGGAGTTCACGCCCGGGCGACTGCGATACCGCCCATCCATGGCGGTGATCGGCTGGTTCATACCGGTAGGGAATCTCTTCTTGCCCAAGCAGGTCGCTGACGATGTCTGGCACGCCTCCAGCGTGCCTGGTCAGGAACGGACAATGGCTCCCGTCGGTGTACTGCACACGTGGTGGGCCTTCTGGCTGGTTACTCTCCTGACCTGGCCCATCTTTTGGGCTCCATGGTGGCAGTTGACCTTCATGGGCTGGCGGAACAGCTCCTACTTCGGACTGGGTTTCTTTATCAGCCTGGCCCTGCACGTGCTGGTAGCACCAACGGTGGTCGTCACCGCCGTCTACGTCCGCCGCCTGTCCGCCATGCAGGCGGCGAAGCTCAACGGCTGA
- a CDS encoding DoxX family protein, which produces MEISYWIVAALLAAFYLYAGGKKITQSQERLQPMMGWVDTVPMPLVRLIGVLEVLGAAGLILPPLTGIASWLAIAAAIGLVLIQIGGIAVHLSRGEVRQIGLNIALLAAAAATAWLGTIWL; this is translated from the coding sequence GTGGAGATTTCCTACTGGATCGTCGCGGCGCTCCTGGCCGCTTTCTACCTTTATGCCGGAGGCAAGAAGATCACCCAGAGTCAGGAGCGGCTCCAGCCGATGATGGGCTGGGTCGACACCGTTCCCATGCCGCTCGTCCGCTTGATCGGAGTCTTGGAAGTCCTCGGCGCAGCCGGTCTGATCCTGCCGCCGCTGACCGGGATCGCGTCCTGGCTCGCCATCGCCGCGGCGATCGGTCTCGTCCTGATCCAGATCGGCGGCATCGCGGTCCACCTGAGCCGCGGCGAGGTCCGGCAGATCGGACTCAACATCGCCCTCCTGGCCGCCGCCGCAGCAACTGCCTGGCTCGGCACCATCTGGCTCTGA
- a CDS encoding carboxymuconolactone decarboxylase family protein: MEARMKNPATIISAAQKPIFELMQAAQSQGLPQELMEMIHLRVSQINGCSFCVDAGYKNLRKIGESDERIGLVVAWREAPYYTDAERAALELAEAATRLADHTDAVSDEVWNNAADHFDEQQLASILLMTAVTNLFNRLNAPIRQVAGSW; encoded by the coding sequence ATGGAAGCCCGGATGAAGAACCCCGCCACGATCATCTCTGCCGCGCAGAAGCCGATCTTCGAGCTGATGCAGGCCGCTCAGTCGCAGGGACTGCCCCAGGAGCTGATGGAGATGATCCACCTGCGGGTCAGCCAGATCAACGGCTGCAGCTTCTGCGTCGACGCCGGCTACAAGAACCTGCGCAAGATCGGCGAGAGCGACGAGCGTATCGGCCTGGTGGTCGCCTGGCGCGAGGCTCCGTACTACACCGACGCCGAGCGGGCCGCGCTGGAGCTGGCCGAGGCCGCCACCCGGCTGGCCGACCACACCGACGCCGTCTCCGACGAGGTCTGGAACAACGCCGCCGATCACTTCGACGAGCAGCAGCTGGCCTCGATCCTGCTGATGACCGCCGTCACCAACCTCTTCAACCGGCTGAACGCCCCGATCCGGCAGGTCGCCGGCAGCTGGTAG
- a CDS encoding SpoIIE family protein phosphatase, which produces MNGKRVPADRWFLDRILAMRASAGASVTDEVRAYLVDLQMAALQVAHPHEYRVRKVSDALEIAVTSWKEAERYAQALEHQLTERTRTLQDLRIETEGLRAAWDHDRTRYHEEIASLARELELGRDRVRQAEHRVQNLSDLLDRLETQQRARGEFPVDTDVTSQREAEEMRGRLTDQLGAAMLRTARLQGVTAMLAEALTIEQVVQVIIDVGRTALAADRSAVALLDGDRAVLKLVSSGGIPDVPGAPGEEIPLSHSSVMTMAVNSRRPVFAESPESLCSQLVDAGGDEAAIDDFVALSDERAWVGLPLLAAGRALGALRFSFTRSQKISQEDGVFLEALAGQCALAVERATLFEREHRTAETLQRSLLPDRLPVVRGLVLAQRFRSGSRHVQVGGDWYDAFVLQDGRVAAVVGDVMGKGVKAAAGMGRIRNAIRALALTDPPPAAVLAGLDRVFENIEGEEQITTLAYLVVEPGTGEGTLALAGHPPPLLVSPQGVPLLCEEEPSTPLGWPVSRRQFRFSIPPGHTAVLYSDGLVENRKRGLDAGLAELCSVVAEAPLEVIGSPHMLLDFLTDRILAGYEQDDDVTLLAIRVPS; this is translated from the coding sequence TTGAACGGCAAGCGCGTGCCCGCCGACCGCTGGTTCCTCGACAGGATTCTGGCCATGCGCGCGAGTGCGGGTGCCTCGGTGACCGACGAAGTGCGCGCGTACCTGGTCGATCTTCAGATGGCCGCCCTCCAGGTTGCCCACCCTCACGAGTACCGGGTCCGGAAGGTCAGCGACGCGCTGGAGATCGCGGTCACGAGTTGGAAGGAGGCTGAACGCTACGCCCAGGCCCTGGAGCATCAGCTCACAGAACGCACCCGAACTCTTCAGGACCTACGCATCGAGACCGAGGGTCTCCGTGCTGCGTGGGATCACGACCGCACTCGATACCACGAGGAGATCGCCTCCCTGGCCCGGGAACTGGAACTGGGTCGCGACCGAGTCCGCCAAGCAGAACACCGCGTCCAAAACCTCTCGGACCTTCTCGACCGGTTGGAGACCCAGCAGAGAGCCCGGGGTGAGTTTCCCGTCGACACCGATGTCACCTCGCAGCGCGAGGCCGAGGAGATGCGCGGCCGGCTCACCGACCAGCTCGGCGCCGCCATGCTGCGGACGGCGCGGCTGCAGGGTGTCACGGCGATGCTCGCTGAAGCGCTCACTATCGAGCAGGTCGTCCAGGTCATCATCGACGTGGGCCGTACGGCACTGGCGGCCGACCGCTCGGCGGTGGCGCTGCTCGACGGCGACCGGGCCGTGCTGAAGCTGGTCAGCAGCGGTGGCATCCCGGATGTTCCCGGCGCGCCGGGCGAGGAGATCCCGCTGTCGCACTCCAGTGTGATGACCATGGCGGTGAACAGCCGCCGCCCGGTTTTCGCCGAGTCGCCGGAGAGCCTGTGCTCCCAGCTCGTGGACGCCGGGGGCGACGAGGCGGCGATCGACGACTTCGTCGCCCTCAGCGATGAGCGGGCCTGGGTCGGCCTGCCGCTGCTGGCCGCGGGGCGCGCGCTCGGCGCGCTGCGGTTCTCCTTCACCCGCTCGCAGAAGATCTCCCAGGAAGACGGCGTGTTCCTGGAGGCGCTCGCCGGCCAGTGCGCGCTGGCCGTCGAACGGGCCACCTTGTTCGAGCGTGAGCACCGCACCGCCGAGACGCTCCAGCGCAGCCTGCTGCCCGACCGCCTGCCGGTGGTGCGCGGCCTCGTGCTGGCTCAGCGCTTCCGCTCGGGAAGCCGCCACGTGCAGGTCGGCGGTGACTGGTACGACGCGTTCGTGCTGCAGGACGGCCGGGTCGCGGCGGTCGTCGGCGACGTCATGGGCAAGGGCGTCAAGGCCGCAGCCGGAATGGGCCGTATCCGCAACGCCATACGGGCCCTGGCGCTGACCGACCCACCGCCCGCCGCGGTCCTCGCCGGCCTGGACCGCGTGTTCGAGAACATCGAGGGGGAAGAGCAGATCACCACCCTCGCCTACCTGGTCGTCGAACCCGGAACGGGGGAGGGCACGCTGGCACTGGCCGGCCACCCGCCGCCGCTGCTGGTCTCGCCCCAAGGGGTGCCGCTGCTGTGCGAGGAGGAACCGAGCACCCCGCTCGGCTGGCCGGTGAGCCGTCGGCAGTTCCGGTTCTCCATCCCGCCCGGCCACACCGCGGTCCTGTACTCGGATGGTCTGGTGGAGAACCGTAAACGTGGACTGGATGCCGGACTCGCGGAGCTTTGCTCTGTCGTAGCTGAGGCCCCATTAGAAGTTATCGGAAGCCCGCATATGCTCCTTGATTTCCTGACAGATCGGATTCTGGCTGGGTATGAGCAAGATGATGATGTTACGTTGCTCGCAATTCGCGTTCCTTCTTGA
- a CDS encoding DJ-1/PfpI family protein: MDVAFILYDQMTALDIIGPYEVLAGHPQVRPYFVAAQAGGVRCDNGLTLQADVGFDEMPQPELIVVPGSSRWHRALENETLIAWLAATCPTAGCTTVSVCSGSTLLAKAGILAGRPATTHWAVRDVLAAYGAIVSAERVVIDKDVITCAGVSAGIDMALTLAARLWGEPTAKVIQLSLEYDPQPPFDSGSPDKAAPETIAAARTLLTGV, translated from the coding sequence ATGGATGTGGCATTCATTCTTTATGACCAGATGACCGCTCTCGACATCATCGGCCCCTACGAAGTGCTGGCCGGCCACCCGCAGGTGAGACCTTACTTCGTTGCCGCGCAGGCCGGCGGCGTGCGATGTGACAACGGGCTCACACTCCAGGCCGACGTCGGCTTCGACGAGATGCCGCAGCCCGAGCTCATCGTCGTTCCCGGCAGTTCACGCTGGCACAGGGCTCTGGAGAATGAGACTCTCATCGCCTGGCTGGCCGCCACCTGCCCCACGGCGGGGTGCACCACCGTATCGGTCTGTTCGGGTTCCACACTGCTGGCCAAGGCGGGCATCCTGGCCGGCCGCCCGGCGACCACCCATTGGGCGGTACGGGACGTCCTTGCCGCGTACGGCGCCATCGTCAGCGCCGAACGTGTGGTCATCGACAAGGACGTGATCACCTGCGCCGGTGTTTCGGCCGGCATCGACATGGCTTTGACCCTTGCAGCTCGCCTGTGGGGCGAGCCGACGGCCAAAGTGATCCAACTCTCTCTTGAATACGACCCCCAGCCGCCGTTCGACAGTGGCTCACCGGACAAGGCAGCGCCCGAAACCATCGCCGCCGCACGAACCCTACTCACAGGGGTGTGA
- a CDS encoding AfsR/SARP family transcriptional regulator → MLRFTLLGPVQLIVNDEPLTGIAPRHRAVLAYLLLNAGRVISIERLIDAMWGYDRPDTARSQIHASITAIRKVLRSAGAVRLLETRAGGYIAQPEPGQVDAQEFTELVATNELRKALDLWSGEALEDVHAQYVTGVRELWNDRRLSAYERLVEGELAAGRHGDLLDELAAQVTADPLREKLNGHLVLALHRAGRQADALAAARSYRTALADEQGLDPGHAFTELERAVLADDPALRLADAAQQAEPPRPAATRRSFLPYDIPDFSGRTAELERLAGGHHESAVVTIDGMAGIGKTTLAVHVAHRLAARYPDGRLFLDLQAHTAGREPVDTAAALEALLRQLGVPADRIPVTPGERSALWRAELADRRVLAVLDNAFDADHVRPLLPGHSETLVLITSRRRLVDLDGAHALSVDVLGEQDAAGLFAQIVGERARHEPDAVREVLQLCGHLPLAIRISAARLQHRPRWTVSYLAGRLRDHRRLLDGVSAAFALSYEHLHETEQRMFRLLGLVPGRDIDPYGAAALAGISEEEAEEILEGLLDAHMLLQLEPGRYTFHDLLREHARSIAEDDGTVPVLQLLTYYLHRSRAAVDRLFPDSLSHREGIPQPTTPIPPIRDAEQAITWLDAERSNIIATAVHGPEICVGMLALAMRPYLDRQAHHDDALTLQTLALQRARKLGHARRDFEVQALSDLAWTYWRLGEYERAEEHAGQALEVCKEPYERARALLTLGNVALRRRQDTQAEQYLKQALDLTRIGADTWGEAHVLGILALVLDRADRPKEARRHLDLALALHRKVGNPAGEAVILDHLGVVLRHQGELAQARTRHEQAAALYRKLGNTADEAAALNGLAEAAGDPARSVEEHTAALALADLTCNRPEQARAHDGLARAHLALGHSAQACEHGRLALALYRELGVPEAAEVRTFLEHAEESAEQDRPPGEELLEAGT, encoded by the coding sequence ATGCTGCGCTTCACCCTGCTCGGCCCCGTCCAGCTGATCGTCAACGACGAGCCGCTGACGGGCATCGCCCCACGTCACCGGGCTGTGCTGGCCTACCTCCTGCTCAATGCCGGCCGGGTGATCAGCATCGAGCGGCTGATCGACGCGATGTGGGGCTACGACCGGCCCGACACCGCCCGCTCACAGATCCATGCCTCGATCACCGCGATCCGCAAGGTACTGCGTAGCGCGGGAGCCGTACGGCTCCTCGAGACGCGGGCCGGCGGCTACATCGCACAGCCGGAGCCCGGTCAGGTAGACGCGCAGGAGTTCACCGAGCTGGTAGCCACCAATGAGCTGCGAAAAGCCTTGGACCTGTGGAGCGGCGAGGCGCTGGAGGACGTGCACGCGCAGTACGTCACCGGCGTCCGGGAGCTCTGGAACGACCGGCGGCTGTCGGCCTACGAGCGCCTGGTGGAGGGCGAGCTCGCCGCCGGGCGGCACGGCGATCTGCTCGACGAGCTCGCCGCCCAGGTGACCGCCGACCCGCTCCGCGAGAAGCTCAACGGCCACCTCGTCCTGGCTCTGCACCGGGCGGGGCGGCAAGCCGACGCCCTGGCCGCGGCGCGTTCTTACCGTACGGCTCTCGCGGACGAGCAGGGCCTTGACCCCGGGCACGCCTTCACCGAGCTGGAGCGGGCGGTCCTGGCCGACGATCCGGCGCTACGCCTGGCCGACGCCGCACAGCAGGCTGAGCCTCCGCGGCCTGCGGCGACCCGGCGCTCCTTCCTGCCCTACGACATTCCCGATTTCTCCGGACGGACCGCTGAGCTGGAGCGGCTCGCGGGCGGGCACCACGAGTCGGCGGTCGTCACGATCGACGGCATGGCCGGGATCGGCAAGACCACACTCGCCGTCCATGTGGCCCACCGGCTGGCTGCCCGCTATCCGGACGGCCGGCTCTTCCTCGACCTGCAGGCCCACACCGCAGGCCGGGAGCCGGTCGACACCGCAGCCGCGCTGGAGGCCCTGCTGCGCCAGCTCGGGGTGCCCGCCGACCGCATCCCGGTCACACCGGGCGAGCGAAGCGCCCTGTGGCGCGCCGAACTGGCGGATCGCCGCGTGCTCGCCGTACTGGACAACGCCTTCGACGCCGACCACGTGCGCCCCCTGCTGCCGGGGCACTCCGAGACCCTCGTCCTGATCACCAGCAGGCGGCGGCTCGTCGACCTGGACGGCGCCCACGCGCTGTCGGTCGACGTGCTGGGCGAACAGGACGCCGCCGGGCTGTTCGCCCAGATCGTGGGCGAACGCGCTCGTCACGAGCCGGACGCCGTACGCGAGGTGCTGCAGCTGTGCGGGCACCTCCCCCTCGCCATCCGGATCTCAGCTGCCCGCCTCCAGCACCGCCCGCGCTGGACCGTGTCCTACCTGGCGGGCCGGCTGCGAGACCATCGCCGGCTCCTGGACGGGGTATCGGCGGCCTTCGCCCTCTCCTACGAGCACCTCCATGAAACCGAGCAGCGCATGTTCCGCCTGCTCGGGCTGGTGCCCGGCCGCGACATCGACCCCTACGGCGCGGCCGCGCTGGCGGGGATCTCGGAGGAGGAGGCCGAAGAGATCCTCGAAGGCCTCCTCGACGCCCACATGCTCCTGCAGCTCGAACCGGGCCGATACACCTTCCACGACCTGCTCCGCGAGCACGCCCGCTCGATCGCCGAGGACGACGGCACCGTCCCGGTCCTGCAACTGCTCACCTACTACCTGCACCGCTCCCGCGCCGCCGTGGACCGGCTCTTCCCCGACAGCCTCAGCCACCGCGAAGGCATCCCGCAGCCGACCACTCCGATCCCGCCGATCCGCGACGCCGAACAGGCGATCACCTGGCTGGACGCCGAACGCTCCAACATCATCGCGACCGCCGTCCACGGACCCGAGATCTGCGTGGGCATGCTTGCCCTGGCGATGCGCCCCTACCTCGACCGGCAGGCACACCACGACGACGCGCTCACGCTGCAGACCCTGGCGCTCCAGCGCGCACGCAAGCTCGGCCACGCCCGCCGCGACTTCGAGGTACAGGCGCTCAGCGACCTGGCGTGGACCTACTGGCGACTCGGCGAGTACGAGCGCGCGGAGGAGCACGCCGGCCAGGCCCTGGAGGTGTGCAAGGAGCCGTATGAGCGGGCCAGGGCACTGCTCACGCTGGGGAACGTGGCCCTGCGTCGGCGGCAGGACACGCAGGCGGAGCAGTACCTCAAGCAGGCACTCGACCTCACCCGGATCGGCGCCGACACCTGGGGCGAGGCCCACGTGCTCGGCATCCTCGCCCTCGTCCTCGACCGGGCCGACCGTCCGAAGGAGGCCCGGCGCCATCTCGACCTGGCACTGGCGCTGCACCGCAAGGTCGGCAACCCGGCCGGGGAGGCGGTGATCCTCGACCACCTCGGCGTCGTCCTCCGGCACCAGGGCGAGCTCGCTCAGGCACGCACCCGCCACGAGCAGGCCGCGGCTCTCTACCGCAAGCTCGGCAACACCGCCGACGAGGCGGCCGCGCTCAACGGGCTGGCCGAGGCGGCGGGCGACCCGGCGCGGTCGGTCGAGGAGCACACGGCCGCGCTCGCGCTCGCCGACCTGACGTGCAACCGGCCGGAGCAGGCGCGTGCTCACGATGGACTGGCGCGTGCCCATCTGGCACTCGGGCACTCGGCGCAGGCTTGCGAGCATGGGCGGCTGGCTCTCGCCCTCTACCGGGAGCTCGGTGTTCCGGAGGCCGCGGAGGTCCGCACCTTCCTGGAGCACGCCGAAGAATCCGCAGAGCAGGACCGTCCCCCGGGCGAGGAGCTGCTGGAGGCCGGCACTTGA
- a CDS encoding GlxA family transcriptional regulator: MNDAEVLVVVYDGVQLLDVAGPLEAFDGATRVMPGSYRVRLASLDGRDVVTSSGVRLGVETDLAQVEDRLDTLLVAGGWGYADAVGDRELVDQVRRLSAGARRTVSVCTGAFVLAEAGLLDGRRATTHWAYCAALAETYPAVTVEPDAIFVRDAGVGTSAGVTAGLDLALALIEEDHGADLARRVARWLVVFLQRPGGQSQFSMWSRARPPGDEMLRRLLGEIAADPAADHSVAALAERLSVSERHVSRLFTRQVGMTPGRYVERARVETARVLLEIGPDGVESIARRSGFGSSESMRRAFIREIGVPPSAYRDRFTGTTVVL, from the coding sequence ATGAACGACGCTGAGGTGCTGGTGGTGGTCTACGACGGTGTCCAGTTGCTGGATGTCGCCGGGCCGCTGGAGGCGTTCGACGGAGCGACTCGGGTCATGCCGGGCTCGTACCGGGTGCGGTTGGCCTCGCTCGACGGCCGGGACGTGGTGACGTCGTCCGGCGTACGCCTGGGCGTTGAAACCGATCTGGCACAGGTGGAGGACAGGCTGGACACGCTGCTCGTGGCGGGTGGCTGGGGCTACGCCGACGCGGTCGGTGACCGCGAACTGGTCGATCAGGTGCGGCGGTTGTCTGCTGGAGCCCGCCGGACCGTCTCGGTGTGCACGGGGGCTTTCGTGCTGGCAGAGGCCGGCCTGCTGGACGGACGGCGGGCCACGACGCACTGGGCGTACTGCGCCGCGCTGGCCGAGACCTACCCAGCGGTGACCGTGGAGCCGGATGCGATCTTCGTCCGTGACGCGGGGGTCGGCACTTCGGCCGGGGTCACAGCCGGGCTGGATCTGGCGCTGGCGCTCATCGAAGAGGATCACGGGGCGGACCTGGCCCGCAGGGTGGCCAGATGGCTGGTGGTTTTTCTGCAGAGGCCGGGAGGGCAGTCGCAGTTCAGCATGTGGTCGCGAGCCCGCCCGCCGGGCGATGAGATGCTCCGCCGGCTGCTCGGAGAGATTGCCGCCGACCCGGCGGCTGACCACTCGGTCGCGGCGCTGGCCGAGCGGCTCTCGGTGAGCGAGCGTCACGTCAGCCGCTTGTTCACCCGCCAGGTCGGCATGACCCCGGGCCGGTATGTGGAGCGGGCCCGTGTCGAGACGGCTCGGGTCCTGCTGGAGATCGGCCCCGATGGCGTGGAGAGTATCGCCCGGCGATCCGGTTTCGGGAGCTCCGAGAGTATGCGCCGGGCGTTCATCAGGGAGATCGGCGTGCCGCCCAGCGCCTACCGCGACCGCTTCACCGGTACCACCGTGGTGCTCTGA